A genomic stretch from Haemophilus parainfluenzae ATCC 33392 includes:
- a CDS encoding sulfite exporter TauE/SafE family protein translates to MLTFILLCLLVGSVVGFLAGLFGIGGGLIIVPTLVYLLPMVGVPEPLLMSTALGTSFATIVITGFSSAQRHHKLGNIVWSAVKVLAPMIMISVFISGLFIGKLDRDVSAKIFACLVVYLAAKMVISIKKSTGKTKPLTTQASVIGGILIGMASSAAGVGGGGFIVPFLNSRGIDMKKSIGSSAFCGALLGLSGMLSFMVSGWGNPSMPDYSLGYVYLPAVLGITGTSFFTSKLGATATSKLPVPTLKKGFALLLVAIAVDMFIK, encoded by the coding sequence ATGCTCACTTTTATTCTACTTTGTTTACTTGTCGGGTCTGTTGTTGGTTTTCTTGCGGGATTATTTGGCATTGGTGGTGGGTTAATTATCGTCCCTACCTTGGTTTATTTATTGCCGATGGTAGGCGTACCTGAACCCTTGCTGATGTCCACCGCATTAGGGACTTCATTTGCAACTATTGTGATTACCGGATTTTCTTCTGCACAGCGTCATCATAAACTAGGCAATATAGTTTGGAGTGCAGTTAAAGTATTGGCACCGATGATCATGATTTCGGTCTTTATCTCTGGTTTGTTTATTGGCAAGCTTGATCGTGATGTATCCGCTAAAATCTTTGCCTGTTTAGTTGTGTATTTAGCGGCAAAAATGGTGATTTCTATTAAGAAAAGCACAGGGAAAACCAAACCTTTAACAACGCAAGCTTCTGTTATTGGGGGTATTTTAATTGGGATGGCATCTAGTGCAGCGGGCGTAGGTGGTGGTGGTTTTATCGTGCCATTTTTAAATTCCCGCGGTATTGATATGAAAAAATCCATTGGTTCTTCTGCATTCTGTGGCGCACTTCTTGGTTTATCTGGCATGTTGAGTTTTATGGTGAGTGGTTGGGGTAATCCTTCTATGCCAGATTATTCCCTAGGTTATGTTTATTTGCCTGCCGTGCTTGGTATTACGGGCACTTCATTCTTCACTTCTAAACTAGGGGCAACAGCAACCTCCAAACTCCCTGTCCCAACCTTGAAAAAAGGCTTTGCCTTGCTATTAGTTGCGATCGCAGTTGATATGTTTATTAAATAA
- the ampD gene encoding 1,6-anhydro-N-acetylmuramyl-L-alanine amidase AmpD produces the protein MNKIKNGWLSQARKVISPHFDERPDVEDISLLVIHYISLPPEQFGGGYVDDFFQGKLDPTIHPYFEEIYQFRVSAHCLIERDGKVTQYVSFDDRAWHAGLSCFEGRDKCNDFAIGIELEGSNEQPFTAEQYQALAELTRDIMQAYPKITLDRIVGHCDISPGRKIDPGQYFEWERYLALVKKGLDEK, from the coding sequence ATGAATAAGATAAAAAATGGCTGGTTAAGCCAGGCAAGAAAAGTGATTTCACCACATTTTGATGAACGTCCTGATGTAGAGGATATTTCATTACTCGTCATTCATTACATCAGTTTGCCGCCAGAACAATTTGGTGGGGGATATGTAGATGATTTTTTCCAAGGTAAACTCGATCCAACCATCCATCCCTATTTTGAGGAAATTTATCAATTTCGCGTGTCTGCCCATTGTTTAATTGAACGGGATGGTAAGGTGACACAATATGTCAGTTTCGATGACAGAGCATGGCATGCAGGGCTTTCTTGCTTTGAAGGACGCGATAAATGTAATGATTTTGCGATTGGGATTGAGCTAGAGGGCAGTAATGAACAACCTTTTACAGCGGAGCAATATCAAGCACTTGCTGAATTAACACGAGATATCATGCAGGCGTACCCGAAAATAACGCTCGATCGTATCGTTGGGCATTGCGATATTTCGCCTGGTCGTAAGATCGATCCTGGTCAATATTTTGAATGGGAACGCTATTTAGCGTTAGTCAAAAAAGGCTTGGATGAAAAATAA
- the rppH gene encoding RNA pyrophosphohydrolase, whose amino-acid sequence MIDFDGYRPNVGIVICNRKGQVLWAKRYGQNSWQFPQGGINDNESAEQAMYRELHEEVGLQPKDVKVLYASKHWLRYKLPKRLLRYDSKPVCIGQKQRWFLLQLVGDEKNINMNTTKSPEFDGWRWVSFWYPVRQVVSFKKDVYRKAMKEFAQVMFGNEKTLLENTQEHETNKPYHAPRKNGFSKYQKRSSYKSRGQ is encoded by the coding sequence GTGATCGATTTTGATGGCTACCGTCCAAATGTAGGCATTGTCATTTGTAATCGCAAAGGGCAGGTGCTTTGGGCTAAACGATACGGGCAGAATTCGTGGCAATTCCCGCAAGGGGGAATTAATGATAATGAAAGTGCCGAACAAGCCATGTATCGTGAATTACATGAAGAGGTTGGCTTGCAACCTAAAGATGTGAAGGTGCTTTACGCGTCTAAACATTGGTTGCGTTATAAGCTGCCGAAAAGATTGCTGCGTTATGACAGCAAACCCGTGTGTATTGGGCAAAAACAACGTTGGTTTTTGTTGCAATTAGTGGGTGATGAAAAAAATATCAATATGAACACGACAAAATCACCCGAATTTGATGGTTGGCGTTGGGTGAGTTTTTGGTATCCCGTACGTCAGGTTGTGTCCTTTAAGAAAGATGTTTATCGCAAAGCGATGAAAGAGTTTGCTCAAGTGATGTTTGGCAACGAAAAAACATTGCTTGAAAATACGCAAGAGCATGAGACAAATAAACCTTATCATGCGCCGCGTAAAAATGGTTTTTCTAAATATCAAAAACGTTCATCTTATAAATCAAGGGGGCAATAA